The Triticum aestivum cultivar Chinese Spring chromosome 4B, IWGSC CS RefSeq v2.1, whole genome shotgun sequence sequence actcattaagtatgacatgctaaagagttgatgttggacaaggaagacaatgtaatgggttatgttttctcacatctcagttaaagtatattgtcatggatcattcaaacatgttgagcttgcctttcccccctcatgctagccacattccttgcaccaagtagagatactacttgtgcttccaaatatccttaaacctagttttgccatgagagtccaccatacctacctatggattgagtaagatccttcaagtaagttgtcatcggtgcaagcaataaaaattgctctctaaatatgtatgatctattagtgtgaagaaaataagctttatatgatcttgttatggaagcaataaaagcgatggactgcataataaagctccatatacaagtggcaatataaagtgacgttcttttgcattaagattttgtgcatccaaccataaaagcgcatgacaacctctgcttccctctacgaagggcctatcttttactttatatcttttactttatgcaagagtcaaggtgatcttcacctttccctttttcattttatcctttggcaagcacctcgtgttNNNNNNNNNNNNNNNNNNNNNNNNNNNNNNNNNNNNNNNNNNNNNNNNNNNNNNNNNNNNNNNNNNNNNNNNNNNNNNNNNNNNNNNNNNNNNNNNNNNNNNNNNNNNNNNNNNNNNNNNNNNNNNNNNNNNNNNNNNNNNNNNNNNNNNNNNNNNNNNNNNNNNNNNNNNNNNNNNNNNNNNNNNNNNNNNNNNNNNNNNNNNNNNNNNNNNNNNNNNNNNNNNNNNNNNNNNNNNNNNNNNNNNNNNNNNNNNNNNNNNNNNNNNNNNNNNNNNNNNNNNNNNNNNNNNNNNNNNNNNNNNNNNNNNNNNNNNNNNNNNNNNNNNNNNNNNNNNNNNNNNNNNNNNNNNNNNNNNNNNNNNNNNNNNNNNNNNNNNNNNNNNNNNNNNNNNtgaactattattgttgacatcacccaaaggtgaatacattgggaggcaacattataagcccctatatttcttagtgtcggattaaaactccataaccattagtattgcctgagtgttagcaattgtagaagactatatgatagttgagtatgtggagtttcctaaatcaaagctctgacatagacccttcctgaaaataagatgaattgtaattgtttgatgactgagaatgaagtttgctagttttcaaaaaagtttatggtctatgctttaacatgtgaattgcttgttgcttgttcgtgagaagttttatgagatgaactactgttatgacatataatcatgctagaaaaggtgattgaaattatcattgatcaaacttgtgcacctgctagcattcacacttcataaattctttcttttatcatttacctactcgaggacgagcaagaattaagcttggggatgctgatacgtctccaacgtatctataatttatgaagcattcatgctattttaatatctgttttgaatgattacaggctttattatacacttttatattacttttgggactaacctattaaccggaggcctagcccatattgttgttttattgcatgtttcagtattttgaagaaaaggaatatcaaacggattccaaacggaatgaaatcttcgggagcgtgatttttggaatgaatatgatctgggagacttggagtacaagccggggaagcttcgaggaggccaggagataggagggcgcgcccacccccctgggcgcgccccctgtctcgtgggcccctcgagactcccccgaccgacttctttcgcctatatattctcttATACCCTAAAATCATCAAAgacgaacaatagatcgggagttccgctgccgcaagcctctgtagccaacaaaaacctctcgggagcccgttctggcaccctgccggaggggggatccctcaccggtggccatcttcatcatcccgacgctctccatgacaaggagggagtagctcaccctcggggctgagggtatgtaccagtagctatgtgtttgttctctctctctctctcatgttctctctatggcacaatcttgatgtatcgcgagctttgctattatagttggatcttatgatgtttctccccctctactctcttgtgataaattgagttttcctcttgaagttatcttgtcggattgagtctttaaggatttgagaacacttgatgtatgtcttgccgtgcttatctgtggtggcaatgggatatcacatgatccacttgatgtatgttttggtgatcaacttgcaggttccgcccatgaacctatgcataggggttggcacacgttttcgtcttgactctccgatagaaactttggggcactctttgaagtactttgtgttggttgaatagatgaatctgagattgtgtgatgcatatcatataatcatgcccacggatacttgaggtgacaatggagtatctaggtgacattagggttttggttgatttgtgtcttaaggtgttattctagtatgaactctatgatagattgaacggaaagaatagcttcatgttattttactacagactcttgaatagatagaacagaaaggataactttgaggtggttttgtaccctaccataatctcttcgtttgttctccgctattagtaactttggagtgactctttgttgcatgttgagggatagttatatgatccaattatgttattattgttgagagaacttgcactagtgaaagtatgaaccctatgccttgtttcctaccattgcaataccgtttgtgctcacttttatcattagttaccttgctgtttttatattttcagattacaaaaagctatatctactatccatattgcacttgtatcaccatctcttcgccgaactagtgcacctatataatttgtcattgtattgggtgtgttggggacacaagagactctttgttatttggttgcagggttgtttgagagaggccatcttcatcccacgcctcccatggattgataaaccttaggtcatccacttaagggaaatttgctactgtcctacaaacctctacacttggaggcccaacaacgtctacaagaagaaggttgtgtagtagacatcactactaTTCTTGACACTTTACCTGGTATCTCAAacgcttagtataggttgctagtattCCATCGGTGGActtacattcttgtccgtctgccatgctatactatcgggacaTGATCCctccgggaggtgatcacgggtattatacatgatacatgttgcgactaaagtcgggtcggctcatagagtacccgcgagtgattcacggacttGGGGCTAAAAGGATTTTTTTTCCGAGGGCCCCCTGAGTgattctttgtggcggagcgacagggcaggttgagaccacctaggagagagctgGGCCTGGTCCCTAGTTGGCATCCacagttacttcaaaataacatgcttaacgagatttggatatttgatccgagttgGCTGTggacctatacgcactaaccaccacacgaGGATAGTTATGGGCACTTGGCGTCGTACGATTTCTCCTGAAAGCTCTTTGGACGTTAGCAATGGAGTTGCACGCGCCCGGACGGtccgcgtaagcacctgccttgtataAGGAGGTAGCCAGGACTGATCTCGGTCGTccatgcaacgtgcaggagtgcaaagggacAGGGGCCCAAGACCCTTgcatgcttaggatgtagaccggcgtgctggcctctctgttgagtctaggtaggactacgacgtgttgatcttctgaggccgggcatgacccaggaaagtgtgcctagccagagtgatcgagcatgttgggcaatgtggtgcacccctgcagggaagttgatctattcaaatagccgtgtccatggtaataggatgacttggagttgtattcGGACGTCTTACAACTAAAACcatatacttaataaaacacacctagaTAAGTGACAGATACAACCCGgagattgctttctcacagggagatGAGCAGAGGATCTCCGGGTAGGAtcatgctatgtgatgatacttgttactataccagctactctcttctactgcttcaagatggaggctgccagaagcatagtcttctataggacaagcttctcctcctctcattctggcattctgcagtttagtccacagatactaccccttttactgatatcgatgcatatgtagtgtagatctgatgtaagtcttgcgagtactttggatgagtacccacggttgctttgctacctctttctcccctatacccggttgttgcgaccagatggcggatcccaggagccagatgccaccgcggatgactgctactaccccgagggtgcctactactacgtggaggccgacgatgaccaggagtagatAGGAGGCTCCTAGGTAGGAGGCCTTGGCTTTTCGATAGTTGctatttttgtgctagccttcttaaggcaaacttgtttaccttatgtatgtagttagatattgttgctttcgctgactcgtttgtattcgagccctcgaggccactggcttgtaatataaagcttgtatgactttaatttgtgtctagagttgtgttgtgatatcttcccgtgagttcctgatcttgatcgcaCACATTTGATGTATAATCAATGTACGATTGAATCGGAGGCGTCACCCGTCATGTCAATAGTTCATGGACATATTCACCAAGGGGTTGTAGTCCCCTTTTGTTCTTGTACTCCAAACCAGCCTCAATCTCCGCAAAACTCTGATGTGTCTGCAAGGGAGTGTCAGGCAAATAAAACATACTTGGTATTTTGTTACCCCTTTCCATATTTAGCGCCTACTGTAATTAGCGAAATCAGGTCATTATGGTTAGGATTGTAGTTATGATGTTTTTCAAATTACCTATATATATCATACTCCCTTTATTCCTTTATGTAAGGTCTATTATTTCCAGCACGGTGACCAAGGCATATAATTATAGACAATTTATGCTGAAATTATCCTTGTGTAATTTGTGGATTAGCGGCAAGATAAACCTTTAGGCTAGGAAAGGGAGAGATACACGCAATCGTGAGAGAGATAGTTTCCTTTTTTTCTGTATATAAGaagagatactttcctttttctaGAGGGTCAAGATTAGAATTATGAGGAATTAGAACAAATACACCTTACTTGTGAATTTTTATCAAAAAGCAAATATACCTTAcataaaggaacagagggagtgtaTCGGGAAGGTCCCAAATTGCAGCCtactttgggggggggggaggtgagGGGAGGGATTTTCTATTGATCAATCTGGATCAGAGAGATCCGACTTCAACAGTTTTACCCCATTCAATCTTGAACGCAACCAGACTGTTGTTTTAACCTCCATACAGCCAATCCTAGCAagttcatggttaacattattcatCTCACGCCAGATAGCTATAATCTCTATCTTCCTCTCACTCTTGATCAGAGATTTGATCTCCTAAACTGAAAAGCCATCACGGGACCTATTCATCGACGACTTGTGGCCTCTAATCGAAATCTTTTAACTAGAAGTGACACAATGAAGATTGCTTACGCTGTGAAGAGCATAAAATGATAGTGTTGTCACTTGGATAATTTCCTCCAACAAAAGATTTCTTACCACAATATAACAACATGCAAAACTTCGTAGCCTACTTTGCACTGTGTTGTGGTCTGCCAACCCGCGCCGCTTGCATCCCTTCTTTAATAGCAAAAAAGAGAGTAACGCATCATTCACGGTACGCGTCCCAAAGAGAAATACTACTTCCTcaatcccataatgtaagacacttTTTTTTACATAAAACGATTTTTGACATTGCAGTAGAGTAAAAAAAAACTTCTTACGTATGGGAGGGAGTGAGTATGTGATTCCACGACTCTCACCCCTCTTGACCGGGACGCAGGATTGCCCCGTCTCCAGATTTGGAGCGTAGACTTCCCAACCGGAGCGTTTCCACGGTGCCGAAGAAAAGCCAAAGAAAAAAACCCAGGTGACCGGTCGGTCAAATGGCACCACACCGAGCAGAGTCGCCAAGCCAAATAATAGCGCGTCGGCTGCTACTACCTTCCATCCGCTCCGTCCCCATCGGCCCCTGGATTTCCACGCCCTCAACACCCTGCGACACGCGCAATCCGTGCGTACTGCACACAAACTGACAATCGCGGCCCCACCCGCCAGCCACAGTGCTCCCGGTCCAGCCCGATCCGGTTGGTGCGTGCAGCGCGTCTCCATACAAGAGAGCAGCAGCTGCCGGTTGACCGTTGAACCCTCCCCAGCCGTGCGATGAGCGCGCTGCCACGAGACGGCCTCCATCGGGCCGTCCGTCCGTCCCGGCGCCATCCCCTCAGTTCCCGGGCGATACGCACAAAAAAAGAGCGAGAGACCGCGCGCACCAGCACAGCAGCTGTGGTGTGCTCCCGCTCGCTTTCTCGCTACCTTCCTCAGCTGAGCCGAGAGCAAAGCATTAGCGGAGCCGCCCTTTTCTATTTATAATTCCCTCCTCCTCACCCCTACAAGAATCGAGAGCCAGGATAAAGTCAATCATCAGCTCAGCCTCATCCCGTTGCGCGTGCGTCCGTGCGTGTTGCCTCCTGTGATTGGGTTTCCGGTTAGTTTCTTGGCTGTTTGAGAATGGACGGCGCTCCGGTGGCCGAGTTCCGGCCGACGATGACGCACGGCGGCCGCTTCCTCCTCTACAACATATTCGGCAACCAGTTCGAGATCACGGCAAAGTACCAGCCGCCGATCATGCCCATCGGCCGCGGCGCCTACGGGATCGTCTGGTACGTACCTTCGCCTCATCTTAATTTGCTCCTCAATCACCATCGATTTCCTGCCAAGCTTGTTCGAGTCGTTGCGGCTCTGATCGGAAAACAGAGGGGGAATTGGCTCGGGCCATGGGGAAAGATAGGGTTAGGCCAATTCACGCCTTTCTGTGAACAACACTAGTTTAGTAGCACTATACTTTTATCAGTTGAGCAAATATGTTAGTAATCTGTCAGTGCTCAGTGGTTGGTGGTGTTTAATCATGTCCTGAAATTCCACTTGTGGTTGCGTGGGCGCAGCTCGGTGATGAACTTCGAGACGAGGGAGATGGTGGCAATCAAGAAGATCGCAAACGCCTTCGACAACAACATGGACGCCAAGCGCACGCTCCGGGAGATCAAGCTCCTCAGGCACCTCGACCACGAGAACGTAATCAACATCTTTCTCTTCCGCTTCAGATGTTTGTATCTGACTGAATTCGGCAATTCAGGCGCTAACCTGATACGCTGTATCGACGGACATCACACGCAGATAGTAGGCCTCCGAGATGTGATCCCGCCGGCGATCCCGCAGTCCTTCAACGACGTCTACATCGCCACCGAGCTCATGGACACGGacctccaccacatcatccgctccAACCAAGAACTCTCAGAAGAACACTGCCAGGTAGTAAGGAGTAAGGACTAAGGAGAAGAGAAGGGCATCATATTCTGAATGAACAGAAATAAGCCATCGATTTTGTTCATATTTGTCACGATTTGATCCGTATGTATATTCATGTGCCGTGGTGTTCTTGGGTGGCTTTCAGTACTTCCTGTACCAGCTGCTGCGCGGCCTCAAGTACATCCACTCGGCGAACGTGATCCACCGCGACCTGAAACCGAGCAACCTGCTACTGAACGCCAACTGCGACCTCAAGATCTGCGACTTCGGCCTCGCGCGGCCGTCGTCGGAGAGCGACATGATGACGGAGTACGTGGTCACGCGGTGGTACCGGGCCCCGGAGCTGCTGCTCAACTCCACCGACTACTCGGCCGCCATCGACGTCTGGTCCGTCGGCTGCATCTTCATGGAGCTCATCAACCGCGCGCCGCTCTTCCCGGGGAGGGACCACATGCACCAGATGCGGCTCATCACGGAGGTGATCGGCACCCCCACCGACGACGACCTGGGCTTCATCCGGAACGAGGACGCCAGGAGGTACATGAGGCACCTGCCGCAGTTCCCTCGCCGGTCCTTCCCGGGACAGTTCCCCAAGGTGCAGCCCGCCGCGCTGGACCTCATCGAGAGGATGCTCACCTTCAACCCGCTGCAGAGGATCACAGGTGCGTCCGCGTCACTCCGCTTTGATCTTCACGTGTGAATTTCGTAGTGCCGCACCGCACTGCACGCAATGCTGCTGCTGTTAGAGCGCCGTGCTTTGTTGACTGGCTTCGTACGGCCAGCGTTGGGGTCAGTGTCAGTGCTTAAGACATCTTTGTGCTGGTTATAAGTAGATGCAATCTGCCGCCACTTCGACCCCTATTTTTAAGTTTACTGCATGTGGACATGTGCTCCCTTTTTAGACAAAAACCATGTGTTCTGCCCACTTGATTAAGAAAAGATCTTTCTTTGCCTATCTTTGGAGCTAGTAGTATGTGCTGTAGACGACAAGGACTGTGCGTGTAGTGCAGAATCACACTTTTTTTAGAAGATCGTACTGTATCTGTTTTTGGCAACAGACATGAATGGGAGAGATCTGCTGCAGCTACTCTCAAAGGCTAGATTCCTGTATCTGTTTCACGACAGCAATAATAGAAGTAGCTTTTTGAGACGTCGGCCAGAGAACAGTAGAAAAGTTCTACCAAATcagtgacacttattttgggagaGGAAGTAGGTTTTATTTGTGTTTCTTCAGTTATACTTGATGTCTGAGTGATGTGCATTCTTACTGAAATTGCTCTTGTCACGTACGTAGAAAGTTATGTTTCATCAGTTAATTGGTGTGTGACTGATGTGGATTCTTACTGAATTTGCTCTTATGATGCAGTTGAAGAGGCGCTCGAGCACCCGTACCTAGAGCGGCTTCACGACGTCGCCGATGAGCCCATCTGCACGGACCCCTTCTCCTTCGACTTCGAGCAGCACCCTCTGACGGAAGACCAGATGAAGCAGCTCATATTCAACGAAGCCCTCGAGTTGAACCCCAACTTCCGATACTAGACGATTCATTCCTAGTTGCCCAACCCCCAATAGTATGATTTCGGTGTAAAACTGTCTGTAAATAGGAGTAAGATCAAAGAACATGGTAGGTTGCGCACTGCATTTGTTTGTTTGTTCCGtgtaagttgttgctgcttcttcagaCCTTTGTCCCTTGGCTATGCGAATAAAAAATTTGGAGTATGATTTGAGAGCAAATCATTCTCTAGTCTACGAAGAAATAGATTTTATTAATCAGGTGGATGCTCACCTGATATCAGTTTATGTCTCTATATATGAAAGACAACAGTATTTAGGATATGAACAAGAGCCTGTTTGTCATATCCCTTAACGTCTCCTCTAAGTGCTACATAATTTTACTATTGTCAATTAAATGAAAAATGGCTATGCATAAGCAATGAAAAATACTCCCACCCTCTTAGCACCGGTGTTCGACAAATACTTTGGCTGGCTCCCCATATCTCTGTTGATCTTCTCGCCTCTACAAGGGGAGGGGTGC is a genomic window containing:
- the LOC123092500 gene encoding mitogen-activated protein kinase 5, whose product is MDGAPVAEFRPTMTHGGRFLLYNIFGNQFEITAKYQPPIMPIGRGAYGIVCSVMNFETREMVAIKKIANAFDNNMDAKRTLREIKLLRHLDHENIVGLRDVIPPAIPQSFNDVYIATELMDTDLHHIIRSNQELSEEHCQYFLYQLLRGLKYIHSANVIHRDLKPSNLLLNANCDLKICDFGLARPSSESDMMTEYVVTRWYRAPELLLNSTDYSAAIDVWSVGCIFMELINRAPLFPGRDHMHQMRLITEVIGTPTDDDLGFIRNEDARRYMRHLPQFPRRSFPGQFPKVQPAALDLIERMLTFNPLQRITVEEALEHPYLERLHDVADEPICTDPFSFDFEQHPLTEDQMKQLIFNEALELNPNFRY